The genomic stretch GCGCCCTCTGGCTTGTGTTGAGCTCGCCTGCACCTGCTGCACTTGCGTTCCACATGGCGTTTATCATCTGCCACTGGTGTGGATTGGTGGTCGAATTGAATCCCGGCCCTGGCATCCAGCCGTCAGGGAATGAATATATTCCAAATGGCTGTACAAATGGTGCGGCGAAGTCCGTCGGGTCTGGATAATCAGCTATCCAGCCCAGGAAATACAGAGGCAAGGGATTCTGCGCAGCCGGGACTGCAGTCACGGAAAGCAGTGTCGCGAAGTTGATGTCCTGAAGGAACGGTTTGACTGCACCATTGGTCGCATTCTCGATGGCTGGTATCCAGTACGACTGGATCATTGAGTCCTGTATCGGACTGCCTGCGATAGAGAATATTGGGAAGGTTATGGAGCCTGAAGCAGCACTCGAGTAAGGCGAATGACTCCAGTAGTACTTTGCAAGTGACATGTTGTAATAGGGAGCCATCGAATCGTTGGAAATGTTGCTGGGATAATCTGCAAGTCCGACCGGAATGTAACCTGTCAGATTCGTTGCGACCGATATTCCACTATTCGTGTTCATAGACATATACTGTGCCTGGTCGAATGCGTAAGTGAACGCCCTTCTCACACTCAGGTTACCGAAGAATGTGGACACCTGCCAGCCACCCGGAACATTCGCGGAAGTCGAATTTGCGCCTGTGGCGTTTTCATATATCAGGCTGGAGCTGGGGAATTTAACGGTCTGGGATGAAAGAGCGTTGAGCGCAGTAACGTTTATCTGAGTTACGAAGAACCATGTGAACAGTGCAAGCTCAGGTGATGTTATGGCATTGGCCTGTCCGGCGTGGACCATTTTCATCACCAGCGGGAATGCGCTTGGCGGAAATGCACCCTCGGCGAAATCTGCCGCACCGGTCTGGAATGCCTCCTGGGCAACGGATTCGGAGGTGTAATAGTAGATTGTTATGCTTGGCTGCATTGCCGATACAGGAGGATAATCCTGTGTCTGGGTGAAGTTCTGGTTAGGAACAAACCTGATCATCTGACCGGGAACTACCGCTTGAACAATATACGGACCGGTTCCCATCGTGCCGAACTGGAGCTTTGTGTTCCACGATACAGCGTTGCCGTACTGCTGGTAACTGTAAAATGCCGAGGAAGACGCCGCATTCGGCGAGAACGAACCTATACCAGCTCCGCTCGAATTCGCCCATGAAGCATCCATGACAAAGGCTATGGGCTGCGTCAGGAGCTGCATGAAATAAACAGCAGAGCCGAATGAAGAATACTGACCAACTGAAAGGCCTGCGGCAGATGCCGCTGTCGCATTCTCAGGTGTCCCGGTTATCATGTATGCCGAGTTTGTTCCATTCTGCGGAGTTACACCAAACAGCGACTGATTTGTTGTAGGAAGTATGTGGAAGGTTATGGAAGTCGAGTTATAGGTCATTGCGTGGTCAACCCAGAACGGACTTACATTGTACGGACCGTAAATTGAGTCGCCGGGTATCAAAGCATGCGCCATTAACCATCCTGGTCTGCCGGGATCGTTGGCAAACAGCAGGCCACGGAGAACTGAGAAGTAGACATCATAGCCAGTGACAGGCTGACCATTTGCGAACTTAGCCGATGGATTCAGATTGAATGTGTAGTTAACATATGTGACACCATTAGAAGTGTTTGTGGCAATGAGCCCGTTTGCAACTGTTGGCACGGCGGTTGCCAAAACAGGCATGAAGGACGATGAAGTGCCTCCCGGGGCATACTGCACAAGGGGTTCATAGAGATTGTATATGGCTTCGTAGCTGACTGTGTCGTAGGCTATCGCAGGATCAAGCGATGCAAACCCGCCGGGTATCCATGTTGCATCAACAATGCCGCTGTGAGTTGATGGCGAACTGGAATGCCTCGGGGCGAATGCGCCTACTGCCGCTGTTTCCACAAAGGTCCAGCTTGAGGTCTGGGACGATTTGTTAGTAACAGCTGTCAGTGTCATCGCATATATTCCAGAAGACATCGAAGTCGCATTGAGATAGTTTACACCATTAGCTACATCTGTCGCATTAAAACTCGGTGAAACTGTCTTTCCAACTTTGAACGACATAGACTGTAGCGCCCAGCCGGACGTCAGCGGATAGCTGGAGAAACTTGAAGGCAGAAGGCTGGAGATATTGACATACCCGCCAACAGGGACCACGTTGGGGAAACCTGCTGAAAGATTCTGGCTATTCGCCGAACTCCCCATAACCTGTATAGCCACAGGGAACTGATTCGCTATTGCCGTCGAGGTTACACTCGGCGTAATAGATACAGGTACGAGACTCAAGCTGTTGTCATAAGCAACGTTGGAAGTCGTTATGACCCGATCAAAAACAAGGTAATTACCCGGATTGGGATAAACATACTTAACAGTTAAGCCTGCAGATCCGGAGATTGTCTTTGTGACACCGTTACCAAAATTCCATGTCACCGAACTGACGGAAGATGGAGAAACACTCGAACCAGAATAAAATGTGATGCTGCTGCCCTGACTGCCTACGCTGTAACTTGCATAGGATGGCAACGTTCCAGACTTCACCTTCGCAGGTGGTTTCGAGATTGACAGATAAATGCCCAAACCAGCGACAATCAGGATGATTACGACCACTACCGCAACAATCATAGTTCTAGATTTTCCTCCGGTAGGCGGCGGAGGAGTTATTCCCTGTGAACCGACAGGAACTGAACTTCCGCTTGAAGGGGTGTTCGCCGATCCATTCAGTGCTGAAAATATCTTTACATTCATTTTCGTTCTACTCCCTTGATTTATCCAATCAAGTTTAACATCGATAAGAATTATGCGATTTAAAGCTTACTGAAGCCTTCCTTGCCATTTTTTATGTCGATCGTACCAGGGATAGGAGACATTTATGATGCATGACCATTTCCAGCGAGAATAACACTCAATGAGCCGTTGGCAAAAGGTGGAGTTGACCTTTGCCACAGGTCAATCAGACAGAAACACGATTAGGATAGGTTTTTACTCAAATGTTATAAATCAACGAATCCTAACATGTTCGGGAATAAAATGGACATCATCACTGCGATGCTTCTGTTACTCGGAGTAGGCCTCGTACTGGGCCAGCTCTTCGAGCACTTCAGGGTCGTCGCAATTGCAGGTGAAATTATCGGCGGCATCCTGCTTGGTCCGGCAGTATTCAACATTGTCACACCGGATGCAATACTTTACAGCATATCGGAAATTTCGCTTTTCTTCATCATGCTGCTTCTCGGAATCGAAATGACAGTTGACTTGCTGAGGAAACCGTACCGCCGTGCTCTTCCGCTTACGATGACGAGCTTCGTTATTCCTGCAATAATGATGTTTCTGCTGCTATACTTCGCCGTGAGATACAGCCTCGCCGCGTCGGTGATCGTTTCCATATCGATAGGTGTGCCGTCGATATCAATCATATCCGTGCTTGTGAGAAACTACGGGTTGCTCCAGAAGGATGCGGGTTTAACCATGCTATCCAGTGTTGTACTGTCAGACCTTATCGCATTCCTTCTGCTTTCTGCGTTCCTCGGTACCAGACAATTAATTCCGGAAGTGTTCATTTTCCTGATATTCATTATCGTGATATATTACCTTGACAAGTTCATAACCAGCCATTCAGAGGCCATCATCAAGGCATTCGGGCGGCTGCATGCAACTGAACATGGTGAAAAGATCATATTCGGGGCGATCATATTCGGCGGACTCCTGGTTTCAACCATTTTTCAGTCAATAGGCATCACGTTCGTTCTCGGCGCATTCTTTTCCGGAATGCTTATCAGTGAAGTTGTGGTGGGCAAGGATCTACTGGGCATACTGACGAGGACGCTCAACAGAATGAACGAGAGTTTCTTCATTCCAGTTTACTTTACCATTGCCGGTTTGAGCATGCTCATACCCGGCGCGAGTTATGTCGCGACTCTTCTTGCTTTGCTGCTTCTGACTGGTGTTGTCGCCGCATATATGAATTTCAGGATGAGCAGAAAACTCTCCATTGACATCAGCCCCAGGAGCACGGTGGGATTCCTTGGCGCGAGAGGAGCAGTCGGAGTCGTTATTGCAGGCACTGCCCTGAGTTACTCATTGATAAATCATGAGATGTATTCGGTAATACTGTTCGGCACTGTCGCAATGGCATCTTTTTTCCCCGTGCTGATAAGCGAGGGAAAGAACAAACCTGAAACTTCAACCTGACAGGTGTGAAAAACAACAGCAGGCTGCAGTATTTGCGACGCCGGGATACAGTTGATTCAGACTACATACGTCGCGAAACCATTTGATCTCAGTGCCGTGGAATTCTGCTCATTAGCAAGGCGCTGCGACGTTACTTCGTAATTCAATATTTCCTTCATATCGAGGCTCAGGAAATCGGCGAGTTTCTCGAGCCTGTCGTACGGAAATGGCTGTCTGCCTACCAGTATCTGTCTCAGGGGCCATGCCGGATGTATCCTTGAGCGGTAGCCGATAACCCGCGCAAGCCTGTTGATACCGTCTGCCTTCTCTATGCCCTCACGTATGAGTGCGATGCGAAACCGTGCGAGCAGCCATATCTTTCTCCTTTGCATCCTTAGCTCACGATATAACCATCTCAAAGAACATATTTAAGACGTTGCTTCACGACAAGGATCGTTGGTAAAAGAGAAACTGCCTGTTGCTTTTCCAACGGATGTACAGAAACGGTGCAAGCAATAAGTTATTAGCAGTGCTGATCGCATGAGGAAAATCAAAATGAGAGTTAACCATTATTTCAGGAGGGATATTTTCATTGTTGGCATGTCGCTGTTTCTTGTGGGTGTGCTTGTCTTCCTCATTCCGCTCACATCAACTTCAGTACTGACAGATAACGGTTTCACTTACAGCGGCAGGGCTGACTGGTACCAGTCCGGCCAGCTCTACCTGCCTCGGGGATATTCCATTTCAATGAAGCTGATTTCTGCAGATCGTATAACCCTTGGTTTTGCAGCAG from Candidatus Sysuiplasma acidicola encodes the following:
- a CDS encoding cation:proton antiporter → MFGNKMDIITAMLLLLGVGLVLGQLFEHFRVVAIAGEIIGGILLGPAVFNIVTPDAILYSISEISLFFIMLLLGIEMTVDLLRKPYRRALPLTMTSFVIPAIMMFLLLYFAVRYSLAASVIVSISIGVPSISIISVLVRNYGLLQKDAGLTMLSSVVLSDLIAFLLLSAFLGTRQLIPEVFIFLIFIIVIYYLDKFITSHSEAIIKAFGRLHATEHGEKIIFGAIIFGGLLVSTIFQSIGITFVLGAFFSGMLISEVVVGKDLLGILTRTLNRMNESFFIPVYFTIAGLSMLIPGASYVATLLALLLLTGVVAAYMNFRMSRKLSIDISPRSTVGFLGARGAVGVVIAGTALSYSLINHEMYSVILFGTVAMASFFPVLISEGKNKPETST